TTGAAAGCTTCTTTTCGCGAAACCACATTTTAAGAGAGCAGAATGTCTTGAAATTTTTGAAAACGCTTGCTCATTAGCATATTTGCACCCATTTATTTCTTGTAAAATACAAGTTTATTTTTAGTGTAAAGAAATTGATGATCAGTCTCATAGAAAAAGCCCCTTACATGCTCTCCCCCCTTTTTTAATTCAATGCACTTCGCTCCAAACTTTTCTTTTCCACGCGTAAGCCAAGAACGACAGCACCGCAAAGAAAATCATGATTTTGATCCCTAAGGTATTCCTTTCATGCTTTTTCCTATCGCCCGCTTTTTCCAAATAAGAAATGACTTGTTTTTGAGCTTTTTCATTCAATCCCACTCTAGGCATAGCCGTGCCAGGCAAAAGCTTTTGCGGATCGTTGATGAAAACGTTCAAGCCATGTTCGCCCTTAGCCCTAATCATCATGGACAAATCAGGCGCATGAGAGCCTAAATAATTGGCCAAATCTTTAGGATCGCTAAAGGCCTTGTCTTTAGCGTAATCCAGGCTATGGCACCTTTGACAACTTTGCGCAAACACTTCCTTATCGCTCAAATTTTTAGGCAAAATAGAAGTGAGATACGCCACAATATCGCTCAAATCTTGATCGCTAAA
This is a stretch of genomic DNA from Helicobacter pylori. It encodes these proteins:
- a CDS encoding cytochrome c1; the encoded protein is MKEFKILIILIVVIGVIYYGVEPYAHSVMHPKVAPADFTFKDLEPIDLKNGDANKGKQLVAENCTACHGIKSQNIPAPMDSLSASNSFGVVPPDLSHVAGVLNANFLAHFIKDPVKTAKLSHKFNDERPYPMPAFSQFSDQDLSDIVAYLTSILPKNLSDKEVFAQSCQRCHSLDYAKDKAFSDPKDLANYLGSHAPDLSMMIRAKGEHGLNVFINDPQKLLPGTAMPRVGLNEKAQKQVISYLEKAGDRKKHERNTLGIKIMIFFAVLSFLAYAWKRKVWSEVH